Below is a genomic region from Abyssisolibacter fermentans.
TGGAGGGCACACAGAGAATAGTGAAAATATCTGGGAAAATTATGTAGGATACTTAAGAGGTATAGAAGACTATTTTTCATTAGGTTCTCCAAATGATTCTTGGGAGTTGATATTAAAAAAAGAAGAAATAGATCAGATATTAAAAGAGAACGAATATGATATTGGTTCAGTAGAGAATATTGAAATTTTAGAGACATCAGAATATGGAAGAGTATTACAGCTTTTGATACAAGGAACAAAAGATAGTATAGTTTTTAATAAAGGAAAAGCAAGATTAGTATTTGGAACTAGAAGACTTAAAAGTAATTGGTTTGATATATACAGTGATGCAGATGTTTGTGTATTTAATCCAGATACTAATGAAATTGAGAAATCAAGAATTAATAATATGAGTATTTTAAGTGAAGATAAAAAAAGTAAATCTAAAAAAAATAACAAAAAATATTATGTTATGGATGGAGAGCAAATTAAAGCAATACCAAATGATGCTAACGAATATACAATTTTAGGCAGAGGATGGGGTCATGGCTTAGGAATGAGTCAATGGGGCTCTAAAACTATGGCTGAACAAGGTTATTCTTATAAAGAGATATTATCGCATTATTATACAGATATAACTATAGAACACGAGTAAAGGATGATGACATTGAAAAGGACAGACTTTTATTATAATTTACCACAAGAACTGATTGCACAAGTTCCTTTGAAACAAAGAGAAAAGTCGAAATTAATGGTATTGGACAAAGAAAATGGAGATATAAAACATAGACATTTTGAGAATATCATAGAATATTTAAACGAAGGAGATTGCTTAGTTTTAAATAATACAAGGGTAATACCTGCAAGAATATTTGGTAAAAGAAAAAATACTGGTGGAGTGGTTGAATTTTTATTGTTAACAAGAATAGAAGGAGATAAATGGGAAACATTAGTAAAACCCGGTAAAAAGGCTAAGGTAGGAGATACAATTGTCTTTGGCAATGGGGTGTTAGAAGCTGTTGTATTAGACATTAAAGATGGAGGAATAAGAATAATAGAGTTTATATATGATGGTATATTTGAAGAGATATTAGACGCTTTGGGTGAAATGCCTTTGCCACCATACATAAAAGAAAAATTAGAAGATAAAGAAAGATACCAAACAGTTTATTCCAAAAAAGAAGGTTCTGCTGCTGCACCAACAGCAGGCTTACATTTTACTCAGGAACTTATAAATGAAATTAAAGAAAAGGGTATAAATATAGCTTATGTTACACTTCATGTTGGTTTGGGAACTTTTAGACCAGTAAAAGTGGATGATTTAAGTGATCATAAAATGCACAATGAATATTATGAAGTTGACAAAAAAACAGCTGATTTGATAAATAAAACTAAAGCAGAAGGCAAAAAAATTATTGCTGTTGGAACTACATCTACAAGAACTTTAGAATCTATATGTAATGACGAAGGTTTAGTAGAGGCAAAAAGTGGATGGACAGATATATTTATTTATCCTGGTTATAAATTTAAGGTGATTGACTCACTTATAACAAATTTTCATCTGCCTGAATCAACATTAATTATGTTAATTAGTGCTTTTTCATCTAGAGAAAATGTATTAAATGCTTATAAAGTTGCAGTAAGTGAAAAATATAGATTTTTTAGTTTTGGAGATGCTATGTTAATCCAATAAATGAGTTAAGATATGCATATAATGGCTAGAAGTAAAAAATACAGACAGTAGGAGGAAACATAAATGCCTATAAAATATGAATTGATTAAAGAATGTAGTCAAACTAAAGCTAGACTTGGTAAATTACATACTCCGCATGGAGTTATTGAGACACCTATTTTTATGCCAGTAGGGACTAAAGCTACAGTAAAAACTATGACACCTGAAGAGCTTGAAAAAATAGGAGCACAAATAATACTTGGTAATACTTATCATTTATATTTAAGACCAGGTCATAAGCTAGTAGAAGAAGCTGGAGGGCTTCATAAATTTATGAATTGGAAGAAACCTATACTTACAGATAGTGGTGGATTTCAGGTTTTTTCTTTAGGAGATTTGAGAAAAATTACTGAAGAAGGTGTAGAATTTAGATCGCATATTGATGGGTCAAAGCATTTTATAAGTCCTGAAATATCTATCGAGATACAAAATTCTTTAGGTTCTGATATAGCTATGGCTTTTGATGAATGTCCACCATATCCAGCAGATAGAGATTATGTAAAGAAGTCTCTTGAAAGGACAACTAGATGGGCTAAAAGGTGCAAAGAAGCTCACCAAAAGCAAGATACTCAAGGTATTTTTGGTATTATACAGGGTGGTATGTACGAAGATTTGAGAGAACAGAGTGCAAAGGAAATAATTGACTTAGATTTTCCAGGTTATGCTGTTGGTGGTTTAAGTGTTGGAGAACCAGCAGATATTATGTATAGAATATTAGATTTCACTGTACCGTTAATGCCTAAGCATAAACCAAGATATCTAATGGGAGTTGGGAGTCCAGATTACTTGTTTGAAGCAGTTATAAGGGGTATAGATATGGCTGATTGTGTTTTACCAACCAGAATAGCAAGAAATGGTACTGCATTGACTAGTCATGGAAAAGTAGTTATAAAAAATGCTATGTATAAAAAAGATTTTTCTCCTTTAGATCCAGAATGCGATTGTTATGTATGTAGAAATTATAGTAGAGCATACATTAGACATTTGTTTAAATGTGAAGAAATTCTAGGCTCAAGATTGACTACATATCACAATTTATACTTTTTATTAAAGCTTATGGAAAACATTAGGACTGCTATTAAAGAAGACAGATTGTTAGAATATAAAGAATCATTTTATAAAAAATATGGTTATTTAAAATAATAAAGGATTTTCAATTATTTTGTTGAATAAATATAAAGTATGATGAAAGGAGGGGTTATCTTTGCCAGCAAATATGGGAGGATTAATATTACCTATTCTTCTTTTAGTGGTTTTCTATTTTCTTTTAATAAGACCTCAGAAAAAAAGAGAAAAGAAAATTAAAGAAATGAGAGAAGCTATTAAAGTTGGTGATAATATTATCACTATAGGTGGTATTCATGGAAAAGTTACAAAGATTAAGGATGATGTAATTGCTATTGAAGTAGGTGCAGACAAAGTTAAATTCAATGTTTCTAAATGGAGCATTGGAAGCGTTGTTGATAATGGATTAAACGAACAAAAGTAAGTATATTGAACACTCTAAGTTATTGTATGTATATACATAGCTAGAGTGTTTTTTATTGGAATGATAATATAATGGTGAATTTCTGCGTTAAGCAGGGAACCCAAATCTTTGATTTGGAGTGAGTTGCTTACTCCTAGGAACAAAGTGAGTAGGAGTTACAAATTGAAAGATTAATGTAAGACACATAAAAAAGTAAAACATACAAAATGTAAAAACAAAATTAAGTGTAAATGCCAATACTCAAATGCAGAAAATATTAATTTCAAAATGTAGTTTTATGACAATAAATCTGTGTTTATTTTACTGTCTTCTTTAGATAATTTATCTTTTATTCTATAAGAATGTCCTGAAATCTTTATTATATGAAAATGGTGATGTAGTCTATCCAATATAGCGTTAGCTATTATTGAATCACTGAATATTTGTCACCATTTACTAAAAGGTTGATTTGTAGTAATAATTGTAGATTTCTTTTCATATTTTTTAGCTATTATGAAAGAATAGATTGGCACCTTGTTTATCTACTGGTAAATATCCTATTTGTTATTCAAGCTCTCTCGTTTTTAAATACTTTTCTTTCTGTTAATTCAAGTAAATCTACTAATGATACCTCCTCTTTGCATATTAAATCAAGATAATTAGGTAAATAACTACGTATTTTTTCGAGTTTTAGTCTCTAAATTGTTAATAATCTATTGTAATTACTCATCTTTTCCTCCTCATCAAATGCTTGAGCCGTATGATGGTAAACTATCAAGTACGGTTCGTAGAGGAGAAAGAGGGAGAAATTCTTCATATTTACTCGACTATCAGACCCTGACCTGGAATCTTGAGGGCTGTTATACCGATCTTATGGGCGGCGAGTACCTGATTAATGTAATACAGTCCAAAATTTCCTCGAACACCAGGAGACATTTAGTAAATATGTAAAATACATTGACTTTTAATAAATAATTTAGTATAATTCATATATATACCATGGTATAATAAAAAATAAATGTAACATAATGTCATATCAGGGAGGTGAAAATATAATGAAAATGAAGCCAGTTGTTAAAGCTAGTTGGAAATTACAAAAAATAGTTAAGCGTGAGGGAAACCAAATGATAGGAATTGGTAATCAGTGGTGTTGTGAATACTAAACTTAATAAAGTGGTTTAGATTACTCTCTTACTGAATATTTGATTCGAAAAAAGCTAAGCTACATAACCCTTCTATCACAATAATCTAAAGTGTTCAGTGATAGAAGGGTTTTTTATCACAGATAACATCCTGTCAAACATTTTGATTATTATGGTTCGCGGCAATGTATTTGTTGTGAAATTATGTGTGCGCCATAATCTTGGTGGAGATGATTGATATTTGGTATATATACTTTGGACATTATCGGCAAGCGTGGGACTTCATTAACACAAAAATCAGCTTTAGGGAGGGAAAGTGATGAAATTAATTAAACATATGATATTTGTAGACATACACGATAACAAAAAACTGTTGATAAATTCTTTAACAGGCACTATGGACGAAATTGATGCCCCTATTTACGAAACTTTGTCCAAGTGGCAGGCTTGTGAAGAGATTATAACGGAGAATGATTTGGAGGCTGAGTTATTGAGCAATCTCCAATCTAGGGGATATCTGGTAAATAATACTGAAGAGGAAATAGCCAAAAAGAATGAAATTTTAAAGGTATTGCGCAATGAGCACGTTAAAAGGCAAAAAGAACAAAGAACTATCACCTTTGTTATGACTTATGACTGCAACTTCAGATGCCCTTATTGCTTTGAGGGTGATGCTAATCTTAAAAAAGAGGTCATAACTCCTGAACAAATTGATGCCGCTTTAAAGCTTGCGGGTGAGGGCGTGCAGGATATATGTATTTTTGGAGGAGAGCCGTTACTTCCAAAGAACAGATCCGCTTTGGAACATCTTTTTAATAAAGCCTCCGACAAAACATATCAAATTTTCACCAATGGGTATTATCTGACAGAATTCCTTGATTTAATTTTGTCTGTAAATATTTCTCAAGTTCTAGTCACTTTAGATGGCGATGAAGAATCTCACAATAGCAGGAGGGTCTTAGCTAACGGAAAGCCTACGTTCAAAAAAATTATGGATGGTGTAGAGAAGTGTTTAGAAAGCGGGATAAATATTCGAATCAGAATGAACCTTGACAAAAGCAATTGCGAGGAAGGAATTAATTTAAGAGAAAAGCTTCTTGACAGATTTTCAGGATATAAGGACAATTTATCGTTTGAATTGACTACACTGCTTGGAGACTCTTATGATGAACGATCTGATATAATGACTGAAATATATCATTCGGATATAAAGTACTCGTCCGTGGATAGGGAAAGAATAAACAATTTTATAACTAAAAAAAATTCAATACTAGATCACTTAGTGTATGGAAGAGACATAAATCCTTTGTACTCCTATTGCTACGCCCACGTAGATGGCATGGTGTTTGACCCCTATGGCGATATTTATCCATGCTTAGGGTGTGTTGGTGAGGATCGTTTTACTATAGGAAAGTATCATCCCTTAATTGAGTTCAAGGAAAACTCAATACGTAACCGTAATATAGAAAAAATTCCTGAATGCAGGGATTGTATATATTCTCTTCTTTGCGGAGGAGGCTGTCCTTTGAAGTTAGATGGAGACGGTGATTTTTTCAGGCCTGTGTGCTATTCCGTCAAAACTCTTTTACATAAACAGCTTCCCTTATTTTATAAAAAAATGGAAGAATCTATGAAAAAAACCGAGGAAGCAGTAAATAGTGCCGATTGACTTTAGTTTTATCAATGATTTGTTTAAGGATAACTATTGTGTATATTATGGAAGAACAGCTAAATAACCTTAAATGATAATAAAATTATTAATATTGCAATACTTACATAATTTTTCAGATAGACAAGTAATAGAAGAAGCAAACGTAAATATAGCATACATGTGGTTTTTAGGGATAAATCCAGAAGAAGAATTACTGGAGGCAAGTTTACTTTCAAAATTCAGGAGACAAAGATTAAAAGATATATCAATAGATGACATAATGAAAGAAATAATTATACAATGCATAAATAA
It encodes:
- a CDS encoding IS1182 family transposase, producing MIIKLLILQYLHNFSDRQVIEEANVNIAYMWFLGINPEEELLEASLLSKFRRQRLKDISIDDIMKEIIIQCINKGIIKEKSVSIDSTHTEANTIKKVPERIMKHLSKKIIKEVE
- the queA gene encoding tRNA preQ1(34) S-adenosylmethionine ribosyltransferase-isomerase QueA, whose product is MTLKRTDFYYNLPQELIAQVPLKQREKSKLMVLDKENGDIKHRHFENIIEYLNEGDCLVLNNTRVIPARIFGKRKNTGGVVEFLLLTRIEGDKWETLVKPGKKAKVGDTIVFGNGVLEAVVLDIKDGGIRIIEFIYDGIFEEILDALGEMPLPPYIKEKLEDKERYQTVYSKKEGSAAAPTAGLHFTQELINEIKEKGINIAYVTLHVGLGTFRPVKVDDLSDHKMHNEYYEVDKKTADLINKTKAEGKKIIAVGTTSTRTLESICNDEGLVEAKSGWTDIFIYPGYKFKVIDSLITNFHLPESTLIMLISAFSSRENVLNAYKVAVSEKYRFFSFGDAMLIQ
- a CDS encoding radical SAM/SPASM domain-containing protein, with translation MKLIKHMIFVDIHDNKKLLINSLTGTMDEIDAPIYETLSKWQACEEIITENDLEAELLSNLQSRGYLVNNTEEEIAKKNEILKVLRNEHVKRQKEQRTITFVMTYDCNFRCPYCFEGDANLKKEVITPEQIDAALKLAGEGVQDICIFGGEPLLPKNRSALEHLFNKASDKTYQIFTNGYYLTEFLDLILSVNISQVLVTLDGDEESHNSRRVLANGKPTFKKIMDGVEKCLESGINIRIRMNLDKSNCEEGINLREKLLDRFSGYKDNLSFELTTLLGDSYDERSDIMTEIYHSDIKYSSVDRERINNFITKKNSILDHLVYGRDINPLYSYCYAHVDGMVFDPYGDIYPCLGCVGEDRFTIGKYHPLIEFKENSIRNRNIEKIPECRDCIYSLLCGGGCPLKLDGDGDFFRPVCYSVKTLLHKQLPLFYKKMEESMKKTEEAVNSAD
- the tgt gene encoding tRNA guanosine(34) transglycosylase Tgt, which translates into the protein MPIKYELIKECSQTKARLGKLHTPHGVIETPIFMPVGTKATVKTMTPEELEKIGAQIILGNTYHLYLRPGHKLVEEAGGLHKFMNWKKPILTDSGGFQVFSLGDLRKITEEGVEFRSHIDGSKHFISPEISIEIQNSLGSDIAMAFDECPPYPADRDYVKKSLERTTRWAKRCKEAHQKQDTQGIFGIIQGGMYEDLREQSAKEIIDLDFPGYAVGGLSVGEPADIMYRILDFTVPLMPKHKPRYLMGVGSPDYLFEAVIRGIDMADCVLPTRIARNGTALTSHGKVVIKNAMYKKDFSPLDPECDCYVCRNYSRAYIRHLFKCEEILGSRLTTYHNLYFLLKLMENIRTAIKEDRLLEYKESFYKKYGYLK
- the yajC gene encoding preprotein translocase subunit YajC — encoded protein: MPANMGGLILPILLLVVFYFLLIRPQKKREKKIKEMREAIKVGDNIITIGGIHGKVTKIKDDVIAIEVGADKVKFNVSKWSIGSVVDNGLNEQK